In Myxococcales bacterium, the following are encoded in one genomic region:
- a CDS encoding ribose-5-phosphate isomerase, with the protein MKIAVLNETSAADRNADILRALDGRGHEIVNAGMKKNGETPELTYIHTGLMSALLLNTGRVDLVVGGCGTGQGYLNSVMQYPGVVCGHILTALDAWLFAQINGGNCFALMLNQGYGWASDVNLRFIFDAFFGVESGIGYPPHRQQSQRESRRRLLDINRATHRPLADIVRDLADDAIRPALAYPGFWELLAVDSLADGDLRAALQKRKG; encoded by the coding sequence ATGAAAATCGCCGTTCTCAACGAAACCAGCGCCGCCGACCGCAACGCCGATATCCTGCGGGCGCTCGACGGACGCGGCCATGAAATCGTCAACGCCGGAATGAAGAAAAACGGCGAAACGCCGGAACTGACCTACATTCACACCGGCCTGATGTCGGCGCTGCTGCTCAACACCGGCCGGGTGGATCTGGTGGTGGGCGGCTGCGGCACCGGCCAGGGCTATTTGAATTCGGTGATGCAGTACCCGGGCGTCGTCTGCGGCCACATTCTCACCGCGCTGGACGCCTGGCTCTTCGCCCAGATCAACGGCGGCAACTGCTTCGCGCTGATGCTCAACCAGGGCTACGGCTGGGCGTCGGACGTCAATCTGCGGTTCATTTTCGACGCCTTCTTCGGCGTCGAAAGCGGCATCGGCTACCCGCCGCACCGCCAGCAAAGCCAGCGTGAAAGCCGCCGGCGACTGCTCGACATCAACCGCGCGACCCATCGCCCGCTGGCCGACATCGTGCGCGATCTGGCCGACGACGCGATCCGCCCCGCGCTCGCGTATCCGGGTTTTTGGGAACTGCTGGCGGTCGATTCGCTGGCCGACGGAGATCTGCGCGCGGCGCTGCAAAAACGAAAAGGTTGA